The genomic DNA CCGCGGTGCCCGCACGCTCGGAACCGGACTCGGTACGCGTACCGATCGGCGCACGATCGGCGTCTCCCCCGGCATCCGCGCCGGCATGCCGGCTGTCGCCCTCCAGCGCGGCGCCGGCCGGACCAGGTGGAGACGGCCCGCGTCGGCCGCCGACCGGCCGACGGCCTCGGTCGGGCAGCACCTACCAGGGAAGGATGCCGTCGGCATCGAAGTAGCCTCCGGTGGGGCCATCAGGGTCCACCTGCGCCATACGCACGATGATCTCGGCGCCCTGCTCGACGGTCTGGACACCGCTGTTTCCGTTCAGGTCGGTCTTGGTGTAGCCAGGCTCCACCGCGTTGATCCGCATGTTCGGGAACGCCTTCGCGTACTGCACGGTGATCATGTTGACCGCGGTCTTCGAGGCCGGGTAGGCCAAGCCCGGGTAGGTGTACGCCGGGTCGCCCGGGATGGTGGCCCGGGTCAGCGAGGCCAGACCGCTGCTGACGTTGACCACGACCGGGGCGGCGGAACTCCGCAGCAGCGGGAGAAACGCGTGGGTGACGCGCACCATGCCGAAGACGTTCGTCTCGAACGTCTGTCGCATCACGTCGACGGTCACGTCCGCCGCGCCGATCACGACGTTGTCGTCACCCATCTCTTCTTGGATGCCGGCGTTGTTGACCAGTACGTCCAGCCCTCCGTCGGCCTCGATGGTCTTCGCCGCGGCCGCCACGGACGCGTCGTCGGTGACATCGAGCCGGACCGCCCGCGCGCCCAGCCGCTCGGCGGCCCGACGCCCGCGTTCGGCGTCCCGGCTTCCGATGTAGACGGTGTGGCCCGCGGCGATGAGCCGGCGGGCGGTCTCGAAGCCGAGACCCTTGTTCGCTCCGGTGATCAGTGTTGCTGTCATGCCTCCACGATGCGGCGGAGCCGCGCGGTCAGCCAGACGTCCTGTGCTCCTGGGACTGATCAGTACCAGGGGACCGTGGTGCCGCCGAAGATGCTCAGCAGGGCGCTGCGTCGCCATAGGTGCGGGCAGACGGTGGCGGCCAGGGGCCCGAGCCGGTCACCGCCCGCTGCCCCGGCCGCGAGCGGGCTGGTGACCTCCGCGCGTCACGACGTGCCGTCGGCCGGAAGCTCCAGGCGCAGTTCGTAGCCGCCGTCGGCCGTGGGGCCGGAGGTGACGGTGCCACCGAGGAGTGCGGCGCGCTGACGCAGGCCGATCAGGCCGTAGTGCGCGCTGGGCAGGGGCAGAGCGGGCCGGGTCGGTGCGGTATTGGTGACCGTGGCACGGACGGCGCCGTTCTCCTGGCGGATACGAACCGTCGCGGTGGTGCCGGGGGCGTGCTTGCGTGCGTTGGTCAGCGCTTCCTGGACGGTGCGGTAGATGGCGCGCTGGACTGTGGGCGGAAGGCCGTCAGGCATGTCCGCCTGAAGTTCGGCCTCGATGCCGCTGTTGTCGACCAGCCGCTGGAGGTCGGCCAGGGACGGCTGCGGTGTCAGCTCCGTGGGGCGGCCTCCGGAGGCGCGCAGGACGCTGACCATGTGCCGCAGTTCGTCCAGGGTCTGCACGCTCAGCCGCCGGATCGTGGCCGCGGCTTCCTTGACGTCGGCGTCCTGGGTGCCGACCTGGAGTGCTCCGGCCCGCACCGCGATCAGGCTGACCTGGTGGGAGACCACGTCATGCATCTCCCGCGCGAGCTGCGCGCGCTCCTTGGCCAGCACGGTCTGGTCGGTCAGGAGCCGCTCGTGGTCACGCGCCGCGGAGATCTCGGCGAGTCGCAACGACAGATCACGCCGGGCCTGGACGAGCTGGCCGAGGAAGACCGGAGCGACCGCCGTCGCCCCGGTGTACCCCAGCGTGATCAGGGTCGCGGTCTCCGACAGGTCGAACGTCGGTGACGGCCACGAGGACATGCTGCTCAACGTGAACGCCGTGGCGCAGGCGGCCAGCAGGACACGGTGGCGGGTGAGTGAGGCGAGTGTGTACAGCGCGATCAGTGCGGCGAGGATCGCGTCGGAGAACAGGACGGCGGGCAGGGTGAGCAGGAAGGTCAGCAGCGGCAGGCGACGGCGCAGCACCAGAGCGAAGGCCGCTGCCACGGCGCACGCCATGCGCCCCGGCTCGTCCGAGTCGAAATGGACCCAGACGTCTAGCAGCGCCACCGCGACGACTATGGCGTCCAGCAGCGGGGCGGGCAGGCGGCGGGGGGTCATTCCCCCTCCTGGTCCCGTGGTGGCTTGAGAAGGCCGGCCCGTTCGGCGAGCAGGGCTGCCTGGACGCGGCCGTCCACCTTCAGTTTCGTGAGGATGGCGCTCACATGGTCTTTGACGGTGCCGGTGCTCAGGTGCATCCGGGTGCCGATGTCGGCGTTGGACAGTCCCTCGGCGATGAGGACGAGTACGGCGCGCTCGCGGTCGGTCAGTGCGGCGAGGCTGCGGGCAGCGGGCTCCTGGGGTCCGGCGTTCAGATAGCCGTCCACGACCGTCCGGGTGACCTTGGACGCCAGCACGGTGCCACCGTCGGCCAGGGTCCGCACGAGGAACGGAAGCCCCTCGGGGTCGGTGTCCTTGAGCAGGAAGCCGGCGGCGCCCGAGCGAAGTGCCGTGGCCACGTATTCGTCCATGTCGAAGGTCGTGAGCATGGCCACCACCGGAGGGTGCGGCAGCCGACGGAGGCAGGCCAGGAGGGTGAGGCCGTCGACGTCCGGCATCCGGATGTCGAGCAGCACGACATCAGGTCGTATCTCCTGTGCCGTCTGAAGCGCCTGGCCGCCAGGAACCGCCGCCACGACCTCGATGTCGTCCGCCGTGTCGAGGATGTGCTGGAAACCCGTACGAATCAGGGCCTCGTCGTCGACGACCAATACCCGGATCACGCATGCTCCACTCACTATCGGACCACTGTCCGATTCGTACCACGTCGAGAGACGCCCCGCGGGTTCCCGACACCGAATCCGGTCAGGCGGCGGGGGCTGCGCCAGCCAGTCGGCGGGGCGGTTCCGGACACCTGCCGGATGGTCCTGACCGGCGGCGTCTCCGACCCTGGATCACATGACGCACGTCGTAGCAGAGGCCGCGCCGGCCGAGGCGATGTCGGCTGCGCGGGCAGGCCCTTCCCGTACGTCGTCCACAGGACGGCTGATCGGCCTCGACCTGGCCCGTGGCCTGGCGGTTATCGGCATGTACACGGCCCACCTCGGTACCGACCCCTCGGAGGGCGGCCCACTGGGCTGGGTGACGGAGGTGACCCGTGGGCGGTTCCCCGCACTGTTCGCTCTGCTGGCCGGGTTCACCCTGATCATTCTCACCGGTCGGCCACAGCCGCGGACCGGGCGCGCGGGGCGCCAGGCCATGGGCAGGGTACTGATCCGCTCCGCCGTGCTGATCGCCCTGGGATATGCCCTGGCGTACCTGGACACCCCGATCGACGTGATCCTCGCCGCCTACGGAGTGATCTTCGCCCTCGCCCTTCCGCTGTACCGGCTGCGCGCCTCCACCCTGGCCGTCATCGCCGCGGCGATGACGCTCGTAATGCCCCCCGTCGTGTATCTGCTGCGGGCCGCGGTCGAGGGCGGCAGCTGGGCCGATGCCGTGATCGCCAACGATCCTCTGGCCCGGGTCACCGGTTCGGACGGGATCCTCGAATTGTTCATCACCGGCGAGTACCCGGTACTGACCTGGCTGCCCTTCGTCATCGCCGGGATGGCGGTGGCGCGGCTCGACCTCAGCCGGCCCGGTATCCGCGCCAGGATCGCCCTCCTCGGCGGCGCACTTGCCGTACTCGGTTACGGCGGCTCCTGGCTGGCCCTGCACCTGGTTCCGGGCGCGCAGGCCACCGTGAGCGCGGCGACGGACGGCGGGTCGGCGTCATCGGCCTGGTGGTCCGATGCCGTCGGCGACCCCACCACCAGTACCCCGGACTGGATGCTGGTGGCCGCGCCGCACAGCCAGACGACCTGGTCGATCCTGGGCAACACCGGCTTCGCCCTCGTGATCCTCGCTGTCTGCCTCATCGCCACGGACCGGTCGGCGCGCCTGCGGTGGTTCGCCACACCCGTCACCGCGGTCGGCTCCGTCGCCCTCACCGCCTATGTCGGTCACATCGTGGCCATCAAGGCCCTGGGCATGGACGACGTGCCGACCTCCGACGCCCTGGCGGTCCTGATCGGTTTCGCCTCGGTCGCCATGCTGCTGGCCCTCGCCTGGACCCGGGTCTTCCGGCGCGGACCACTGGAATACCTGGTGCACGCCGCCACCACACCCGCCCGTCTGATCAACTGACTGGCGGTGGACGACCAATGCCCGTAGGAGACACTCCCTCCACCGACGATTCCGCAACACCCACGGATTTCGACGGTCTCGCACCATCCGGCGTCACGCCGGGCCAGCAAGGAGGTAAGCCGATGACAGTCCGCCTGACATTCATGTGCGCGACAGCCGGGGGCACCACCAGGGATGCGGTCTTCGGTGACGGTCTCCTCAGTGAGCGCGGCCTGCGCCGGGCACGCGCCGCCGGCGCAACACTCCCCCCGTACTCGCTGGCCATCCGTGCGCCGTCGGTCCGCTGCGCGCAGACCGCTTACGCCCTCGGCCTGCCGACCACACTCGAGCCCGCACTGCGCGACCTCGACTACGGCACGTGGCGGGGCCGCACAGTCGGCGAGGTCGTCGCGGACGAACCGTACGGTTACTCCGCCTGGCTTACGGACCCGGATGCCGCGCCACACGGAGGCGAGTCCGTACGCCGGCTCTGCCGCCGAATCGCCAACTGGCTGAGCAGCGTGCCGCCTTACCCGGGCCGCGCGTTGGTCATCACGGAACCGTCGGTGGTCCGGGCCTCGCTCGTCCATGCTCTGTCCGCACCAGTGACAGCCTTCCGGCATTTCGATGTGCCGCCCCTGTCCACGGTCTCCCTTACCTTGAGCGACGGCCACTGGATCGTCCGGCCCGGCCGTGTCACCCCGGACAGAGTCGGCACCAGTCGCGCTGTTCCCACGCCCTATGACGCCGCCGAGGGCCGGACGGCGCTCCTGTGGGGCGAGGCGACCCCGGCGTAGCGGCGGGGTACAGGTACAGCGGTTGTGCGGAGTCGTCGGCGCCCGGATCGCAAGTTCGTCGACAGATCGACGAGTTCGGCCGAACAACGAGTTCGGCCGAACGACGACTCCAGCCGAACGACGACTTCGACATGAAGGTCGTCGACATGTTCACCACGGGATGCCTCCCGCCCACCGGCGACCACCGTCGCGCGGGGTGACCATGTACAGAACGGGCGCGGGACAACACCGGTCACGAATCCGAGAGTGTCGTTACACGTGACCATCATGCCCGAAGCGCCGATACTGCCGGGTGTGGGCTGTTCGACCCGCCCATGTGCGCAACAACCGAACAAGATCAACAACCGGTCGTACACGTTCTGACCAGGAAAGATACTGGTCAGGGGCTAAGCTGGAGATCTCACCGGGAGGCACCCATGAAGATGCTCATCAACGTCGCGGAGACGGTGGTCGCGGACGCGCTGCGGGGGATGGCGGCCGCGCATCCGGAGCTGACGGTGGACGTGGAGAAGCGGGTGATCGTCCGGCGCGACGCACCGGTGGCCGGAAAGGTCGGGCTCGTCTCCGGCGGCGGCTCGGGACACGAGCCGCTCCACGGCGGCTTCGTGGGCCCGGGCATGCTCTCGGCGGCCTGTCCCGGCGAGGTCTTCACGTCTCCCGTGCCGGACCAGATGGTGCGGGCCGCGGCCGCCGTGGACAGCGGCGCGGGTGTGCTGTTCATCGTGAAGAACTACACGGGTGACGTCCTGAACTTCGACATGGCGGCGGAACTCGCCGAGGACGAGGGCGTTCAGGTCGCGAAAGTCCTGGTCAATGACGATGTCGCCGTCACCGACAGCCTGTACACGGCCGGCCGGCGCGGCACGGGCGCGACCTTGTTCGTCGAGAAGATCGCGGGCGCCGCCGCCGAGGAGGGCGCGCCCCTTCAGCGGGTCGAGGCACTGGCCCGGCAGGTCAACGAGAACGCGCGCAGCTTCGGTGTCGCCCTGAGCGCCTGCACCACCCCGGCCAAGGGCAGCCCCACCTTCGACCTCCCGGACGGCGAGCTGGAGCTGGGTGTCGGCATCCACGGCGAGCCGGGCCGGGAGCGGCGCGCGATGATGACCTCGCGGGAGATCGCCGACTTCTCGGTGCACGCGATCCTGGAGGACCTTAATCCGAGCAACCCCGTGCTGGTCCTGGTCAACGGTATGGGAGCGACCCCACTCCTGGAGCTGTACGGCTTCAACGCGGAGGTGCAGCGGGTGCTGGTGGAGCGCGGTGTCCCGGTGGCACGCACGCTCGTCGGCAACTACGTCACCTCGCTCGACATGGCCGGCGCCTCCGTCACCCTGTGCCAGGTCGACGAGGAGCTGCTGCGTCTGTGGGACGCGCCGGTGAGCACGCCCGGCCTCCGCTGGGGCATGTGATCCACTCGACGTCCGGTCAACGTACGTACCACGCAAGGAGATTCCGTGCTCGATGCCGACTTCTTCCGCCGTTGGATGACGGCGACCGCCGCGTCCGTCGACCGCGAGGCCGAGCGGCTCACCGCCCTCGACTCGCCGATCGGCGACGCCGACCACGGCAGCAATCTCCAGCGGGGGTTCCACGCCGTGGCGGTCACGCTGGAGAAGGAGGCGCCGGACACGCCCGGCGCCGTCCTCGTGCTCGCCGGGCGGCAGCTCATCTCGACGGTGGGCGGCGCCTCCGGGCCGCTGTACGGCACGCTGCTGCGCCGCACCGGCAAGGAGCTCGGGGACACGGCCGAGGTCACCGAGGAACAGCTGACGGACGCGCTGCGCGCGGGCGTGGACGCGGTGATGCAGCTCGGCGGAGCCGCGCCCGGCGACAAGACCATGATCGACGCGTTGGTTCCCGCGGTCGACGCGCTCAGTGACTCGTTCGCCGCCGGCCGGGCCGCGGCCGAGGAGGGCGCCGTCGCGACGACGCCCTTGCAGGCCCGCAAGGGCCGGGCGAGCTATCTGGGCGAGCGGAGCATCGGGCACCAGGATCCCGGTGCCACCTCCTCGGCGCTCCTGATCGCCGCGCTCGAGGAGGCCTCCGTTGAGTGACACCACGGACAAGCTCGTCGGCATCGTGCTGGTCTCGCACAGCGCGGACGTCGCCACCTCGGTCGCCGAACTGGCCAAGGGGCTGGCCGGGGGCGGCACGACCGCGCCGGTGGGGCCCGCGGGCGGCATCCCGGGCGGCGGCCTCGGCACCAGCGCCGAGCTGATCTCGGCCGCGGCCGCCTCCGTGGACCAGGGCGCCGGGGTGGCCGTGCTCATGGACCTGGGCAGCGCGATCCTCACCGTGAAGGCCCTGCTCGCGGAAGGCGACGAGCTGCCGGAGAACACCCGGCTGGTCGACGCCCCCTTCGTCGAGGGCGCGGTCGCCGCGGTCGTCACCGCCTCGGCGGGCGGTGACCTGGCGGCGGTGGAGGCGGCCGCCACGGAGGCGTACTCCTATCGCAAGGAATGAGAACGGCGAGGAACGGCCACCGCGAGGAATGACGACCGCGAGGAACGGCCACCGTAAGGAGTGACCGTAAGGAGTGACTGCCGCAGGAAGTGAGCCGCAGGCCGGTCCGCCCGGTCCGCTCCGTCCGCCCGTCTCGGCGGGCAGGGGCCGGGCCCTGCGGCCGCCGCCCCGCGGTCAGTTCTGGCGGAGGAACTCGCGGGCCAGCGCCTCTCCTTGGGCCACGGCCTCGACGTGGTTCTCGATGGGCGACACGGCGGAGTTCTTGAAGACGATGTACGTCACCCCGGAGTCGGTGCCGCCGCCACGTGGGTCGGGGCGGATGCCGAGGGCCTGGGCGGTGGCGTACGAGGCCTCGCCGATGATGTCGTGCGGTCCGGTGTCGCCGACGACCGTGTACTGGACCCGGTCCTGGTAGATCACGGCGGCGACCGAACCACCCCGGACGCCATGCTCGCGGTGGTCCCAGATATCGCCCGCGGTGGGCACGACGATGTACGGCAGGGTCTCGGCATTCAGCTGACGGCCGTCGGACTGCTGAAACGCGGTGGCGTCGGAGAACGACGGGTCGGTGCTCTCGTTGCACAGCAGGCCGGGCCGCCCGTCGCAGTCGATGTCCATGTCGGCCTTCCAGAACACGGCGTCGCGCCGGCCGCAGACGGGAATGTCGGCCGGCGCGCCGTCGTCGCTGCGGTAGCGCCCGTTCGAGACGGGAGCGCAGTCGCGTACCTTTGCGAGCAGATCGGCGGCGAGGACGGTGCCCTCACGCGCTGCCGCCGCCGGTTCACGGGTCCCGGCGGCTTCACGTGTCCGGGCGGCTTCGTGGGTCCGGGCCACTTCGTGGGTCCGGACGACGGGTGGCGACGTCGTGGGGGCGACCAGGGCGGCACTGGCCGCGACCAGCGTCAGCGACTGGACACGCACGATGAGGGACCCTCTCGTGGGGGACATTGACGGTCACCCACCCCAAGGTGGTGCGGGTCCCGGGCCACGGCCACCGGGAGGGGTCCGGACGGTGCACGGCGCCCTTACCACGCGCCGTGCGGCCGAGGGCCGGGTCCCCAGGGACCCCGGCCACCCGACCGCTTTCGCCGGCGCGGGATCAGCGACGACAGCGGTCCGCGCCGCGGGCACGAACTCCCATGGAAGACAGGTGAGTTCACACCGCGTCAGCCCTCAGCATACGTAGCCGCGCGCCGTCCCGGCCAACGCCGTCCGCCCTCTTGATGCGAGCGCGCCGCCATGGCATACAGGTACAGACCAATCCCGTCGAGGGAAGGGGGACCCGTGCGCCGACTGGTGCGACGCCTTCGTGTGCCGGTGATCTGCGGCTCGCTGTTCCTGACGGTGTCCTGCGGGTGGGGCGGACAGGACGGCGGCCGGGACGGGCCGCTGCCCTCGGCCCCGATGGGCGTCACGGCCGCGGCCGGCAGCGCGACCAGCGTGCACGTCATGTGGAACCAGGTGTCCGGGGGCCCGAAGGTCGCCGGGTACGAGGTATATCGCGGCACCACGAAGGTGAAGGACGTACCGGGTGCGGAGCACATGGTGGACATCACCAGGCTCAAGCCCTCGACGACGTACGTCTTCACCGTCCGGGCACGGGACGATGCGGGGAACGCCGGGCTGCCGAGCGCGAAGGTGCGCGCCACCACGCCCGCGGCCGTCGCCGCCGATCACCGGGCCCCCACCCGGCCGGGACGGCCCAGCGGCAAGGCGGTCGGGAGCCGGGCGGCCCAGCTGAACTGGGCGCGCTCGACGGACGACCGGGGGGTGGCCTCGTACGACATCTACCAGGGCACCTCGAAGATCCACAGCGTCGGCGGCGGGCAGACGGCGACCGTCGTGACGGGGCTGCGGCCGGGCACCCGCTACTCCTTCACCGTCCGGGCCCGCGACGCCGCCGACAACGTCTCGGCCGCGAGCGCCTCCGTACGGCTGACCACCGCCGGCGGGGCGGACGACGGACGGGGCACCGCGCCCACCCGATTCCGCGCCGGGACCCACCGCGCCGACGGGGCGTACTACATCGACCTGTCCTGGTCGCCGCCGGACACGGACGGAGTGATCACCGAGTACCAGATCCACCTCGACGGCCGTCCGGCGACCTCGCTCGTGTGGGGCGGCAAGCCGCCACGCGGCAAGGCCACGTACAGCTTCTACCTGGGACGGGACGCCGGCGCCAGACACCGGGTGCGGATCCGGGCGAAGCTGCCGGACGGCACGTGGGGCGGCTTCTCCGACGAGCGGACCGTGACCACGGGGGGACGCTAGGCCGTCGCGGCCGAGGGCGGCGGGGCAGCGGACGATCGGACGACAGAGCATCAGCTGTCCGCCGGACGATGGAATCGTTCACCTGCCCGGGGGCCGTCCGCATGCGGGCCGTCCCAGGGGCGCGTTGGCTCTTCCTGAGGCAGCACGGGCGATTCCCGACCCCAGGCGGCGCAAGGGATGTACCGCCAACCGTGCCGCTGGAGGGCAGTCCTATGCGCACTATTCAGCTGTTCAGCCGTTCCGGCCTGGCCGTGGCGGCCGCCGCGCTTCCTCTCACCCTCGCCTCCCCCGCGGCCGCCGCCTGGAATTCAGGGATCTCGGTGAGCACCAGCGGAAGCAACGTTTCGGTCGCCACCACCACGTGCACCCCGTTCAACGGCAGCCTGGGCAACGCCTCGCTGCTCTCCAGCGGCCAGGCGAACTTCACCCAGGGGCGCCTGGCGATGCTGACCGGGTCGAACATCAGCCAGTCCGGCGTCTGGTCCAACGTGAGTCCGGGCACGTACACGGTCGTGGTGGTCTGCGCGAACGGTTCGACGGCCGGCACCCAGTCCATCATCGTCTCCGGCAGCTCGACGCCCACCATCTCCGCGACGGCCTCGCCCTCGCGCGGGGTCATGGGCGGTGTCGGCGGGTCCGTCGAGCACTACGGCACCATCACCTTCGCGGTGGGCGCGGCCCTGGTGGCCGTCGGCGCCGTGGCGACGGGCTGGTATCTGCGCCGCCGCACCAAGCCGTACCGGCTCTGAACGCGCCGGCTCTGGACGCGTCGGCTCTGGACGCGTCGGCTCTGAACGCGTCGGCGGTGAGCGCGCCGGCCACCTACTCGTGCGCGGGCAACTCCTCGAACTCCGCCAGCGCATGGGTCAGCCACTGCGTCCAGAACGTCTCCAGGTCGATGCCGGCGCGCAGCACGAGATGCCTCAGCCGGTCCTGCGGCGTGTCCTTGCCGGGCCCGAAGTCGCGGTCCTGGATCTCCTCGTACTCCGTCAACTGCCGCTGGTGCAGGGCTAGATGCCGACGCAGGTCGTCCTCGATCCCCTCGGTGCCGACCACCGCCGAGGCGCGCAGCCGCAGCAATAGCGTGTCGCGCAGGGGCTTGGGTTCCTGGGCGGCGGCGGTCCAGCGGGCGAGTTCGGCGCGACCGGCGGGCAGCACCTCGTACGCCTTCTTCTGCCCGCGGGCCGGCTGCTGCGTGGGCAGCGCGCGGATGTAGCCCTCGGCCTCCAGTTTTCCCAGCTCGCGATAGATCTGCTGATGCGTCGCCGACCAGAAGTAACCGATCGACTTGTCGAAGCGGCGGGTCAGCTCGAGCCCCGACGACGGCTTCTCTAGCAGGGCGGTGAGGATCGCGTGCGGGAGTGACATGGGCTCATCCTAGGGACGGTGCCGCGGGGGTCCCCGCGGCTGCTACAGCGCGGCCGCCAGCTCCGTGCCCTGCTTGATGGCGCGCTTGGCGTCCAGTTCGGCGGCCACGTCCGCGCCGCCGATGAGGTGCGCGCGGTGGCCCGCGGCGATCAGTTCCTGGTACAGGTCGCGGCGCGGATCCTGCCCGGTGCACAGGACGACGGTGTCGACCTCCAGGACCTGGCTGTGCCCGTCGACGGTGATGTGCAGCCCGGCGTCGTCGATCCGGTCGTACTGGACGCCCGGGACCATGGTGACGCCACGGTGCTTGAGCTCGGTGCGGTGGATCCAGCCCGTGGTCTTGCCGAGTCCGGCGCCGACCTTGGAGGTCTTGCGCTGGAGGAGGTGGACCGTGCGCGGCGGGGCGGGCCGCTCGGGTGCGCCGAGGCCGCCGGGTGCGCGGTAGTCCATGTCGACGCCCCAGCTGCGGAAGTACGTCGCCGGGTCCTCGCTCGCCTTGTCGCCGCTGTCGGTGAGGTACTCGGCGACGTCGAAGCCGATGCCGCCGGCGCCGAGGACCGCGACGCGGTCGCCCACCGGGGCGCCGTCGCGCAGGACGTCGAGGTAGCCGAGCACGCTCGGGTGGTCGATGCCCGGGATCTCGGGGGTGCGCGGGCTGACGCCGGTGGCGACCACGACCTCCTCGTACGCCGCGACCTGCTCGGAGGTGACGCGGGTGTTCAACCGCACGTCGACGCCGTGCTGTTCGAGCTGGGTACGGAAGTAGCGGAGTGTCTCGTCGAACTCCTGCTTGCCGGGGACCTTGCGGGCGACGTTGAGCTGGCCGCCGATCTCGCTCGCGGCGTCGAAGAGCGTGACGTCGTGCCCGCGTTCGGCCGCGCTGACCGCGCAGGCCAGCCCGGCCGGACCGGCGCCCACCACGGCGACCCGCTTGCGCAGCCGGGTCGGGGACAGGATCAGCTCGGTCTCGTGGCAGGCGCGCGGGTTGACCAGGCAGGAGGTGATCTTCCCGCCGAAGGTGTGGTCGAGGCAGGCCTGGTTGCAGCCGATGCAGGTGTTGATGGCCTCCGGGCGTCCGGCCACGGCCTTGGCGACGAAGTCGGGGTCGGCGAGCATCGGGCGGGCCATCGAGACCATGTCCGCGTGCCCCTCGGCGAGCAACTGCTCAGCCAACTCGGGGGTGTTGATGCGGTTGGTGGTGACGAGGGGGACGGAGACGGCACCCATGACCTTCTTGGTCACCCAGGCGTACGCGCCGCGCGGCACGGAGGTCGCGATGGTGGGGATCCGGGCCTCGTGCCAGCCGATGCCGGTGTTGATGATGGTCGCTCCGGCCGCCTCGACGGCCTGGGCGAGGGTGATGACCTCGTCCAGGGACGATCCGCCGGGAACCAGGTCGAGCATCGACAGCCGGTAGATGATGATGAAGTCCTCGCCGACCGCCTCGCGGACGCGGCGGACGATCTCGACGGGGAAGCGCATGCGGTTCTCGTACGAGCCGCCCCAGCGGTCCTCGCGCCGGTTGGTCTGGGTGGCGATGAACTCGTTGATGAGGTAGCCCTCGGAGCCCATGATCTCGACGCCGTCGTACCCGGCCTGCCGCGCCAGACGGGCGGTGCGCGCGTAGTCGTCGATGGTCCGCTCGATCTCGGCGTCCGTCAGCGCGTGCGGCGGGAAGGGGCTGATCGGCGCCTGGAGGGCGCTGGGCGCGACGAGGTCCTGGTGATAGGCGTAGCGCCCGAAGTGGAGGATCTGCATCGCGATCTTCCCGCCCTCGCGGTGCACGGCCTCCGTGATGGCGGTGTGCTGCTCGGCCTCCGCCTCGGTGGTGAGCTTGGCGCCGCCCTCGTAGGGGCGTCCCGCGTCGTTGGGCGCGATGCCTCCGGTGACGATCAGGCCCACTCCCCCGCGCGCCCGGGCCGCGTAGAACTCCGCCATGCGCTCGAAGCCGCGCTCGGCCTCCTCCAGGCCCACGTGCATGGAGCCCATGAGGACGCGGTTGGGCAGGCTGGTGAAGCCCAGGTCGAGCGGGTTCAGCAGGTGCGGGTAACGGCTCATCGGGGGTCCTCCGTGCGCGGTGTCGTGCGTCTGTTGTAGACGACGGCGCAGGCTTTATGCAACTAGTTGCACAATCAGCGGAGGCACGAGTGGGCACGGTCACAGGGCAGGGGCGGCCACGGCGGCGACGGTCCCGGGGCCGGCCGCCGGCCCCGGCATCGGCTCGCTCGACCGCCTCCGCGGGGCGGACGTCCCGCGCGGGGCGACCGCCGACGGCCGGGCGACGACCGTCGAAGGCACCGCG from Streptomyces avermitilis MA-4680 = NBRC 14893 includes the following:
- a CDS encoding fibronectin type III domain-containing protein → MAYRYRPIPSREGGPVRRLVRRLRVPVICGSLFLTVSCGWGGQDGGRDGPLPSAPMGVTAAAGSATSVHVMWNQVSGGPKVAGYEVYRGTTKVKDVPGAEHMVDITRLKPSTTYVFTVRARDDAGNAGLPSAKVRATTPAAVAADHRAPTRPGRPSGKAVGSRAAQLNWARSTDDRGVASYDIYQGTSKIHSVGGGQTATVVTGLRPGTRYSFTVRARDAADNVSAASASVRLTTAGGADDGRGTAPTRFRAGTHRADGAYYIDLSWSPPDTDGVITEYQIHLDGRPATSLVWGGKPPRGKATYSFYLGRDAGARHRVRIRAKLPDGTWGGFSDERTVTTGGR
- a CDS encoding NADPH-dependent 2,4-dienoyl-CoA reductase: MSRYPHLLNPLDLGFTSLPNRVLMGSMHVGLEEAERGFERMAEFYAARARGGVGLIVTGGIAPNDAGRPYEGGAKLTTEAEAEQHTAITEAVHREGGKIAMQILHFGRYAYHQDLVAPSALQAPISPFPPHALTDAEIERTIDDYARTARLARQAGYDGVEIMGSEGYLINEFIATQTNRREDRWGGSYENRMRFPVEIVRRVREAVGEDFIIIYRLSMLDLVPGGSSLDEVITLAQAVEAAGATIINTGIGWHEARIPTIATSVPRGAYAWVTKKVMGAVSVPLVTTNRINTPELAEQLLAEGHADMVSMARPMLADPDFVAKAVAGRPEAINTCIGCNQACLDHTFGGKITSCLVNPRACHETELILSPTRLRKRVAVVGAGPAGLACAVSAAERGHDVTLFDAASEIGGQLNVARKVPGKQEFDETLRYFRTQLEQHGVDVRLNTRVTSEQVAAYEEVVVATGVSPRTPEIPGIDHPSVLGYLDVLRDGAPVGDRVAVLGAGGIGFDVAEYLTDSGDKASEDPATYFRSWGVDMDYRAPGGLGAPERPAPPRTVHLLQRKTSKVGAGLGKTTGWIHRTELKHRGVTMVPGVQYDRIDDAGLHITVDGHSQVLEVDTVVLCTGQDPRRDLYQELIAAGHRAHLIGGADVAAELDAKRAIKQGTELAAAL
- a CDS encoding PadR family transcriptional regulator, translating into MSLPHAILTALLEKPSSGLELTRRFDKSIGYFWSATHQQIYRELGKLEAEGYIRALPTQQPARGQKKAYEVLPAGRAELARWTAAAQEPKPLRDTLLLRLRASAVVGTEGIEDDLRRHLALHQRQLTEYEEIQDRDFGPGKDTPQDRLRHLVLRAGIDLETFWTQWLTHALAEFEELPAHE
- a CDS encoding glycoside hydrolase family 75 protein, with the translated sequence MRVQSLTLVAASAALVAPTTSPPVVRTHEVARTHEAARTREAAGTREPAAAAREGTVLAADLLAKVRDCAPVSNGRYRSDDGAPADIPVCGRRDAVFWKADMDIDCDGRPGLLCNESTDPSFSDATAFQQSDGRQLNAETLPYIVVPTAGDIWDHREHGVRGGSVAAVIYQDRVQYTVVGDTGPHDIIGEASYATAQALGIRPDPRGGGTDSGVTYIVFKNSAVSPIENHVEAVAQGEALAREFLRQN